From the Psilocybe cubensis strain MGC-MH-2018 chromosome 6, whole genome shotgun sequence genome, the window ACACGTCTGACGCATTTACCCGCGTGTTCTCCTTCAATGATGGCTAATAACCCAAAGTCGTGCTTGATGGTAGGATGTTTGGGCTTTATATGGGTCGATTCAATCCGTAACGTCCGCTTCGAATTGGGTGTAAATCGCATCATGCACAGCTGCCCATCCACGTCCTCCTGAACGATTACAAACAACGGAGAAACGTGTCCATCGACGGTTGCCTCTTCCACCGTCAAAGGAACTCCAATCAGCTCTCGTTTCAACAAAAGATTACAAGGAGTGGTTAAAGATGCAACGTTGGTACCGTCGCTTGAATTTACGACGACGGTTCCTATGCTAATGCTTGTTAAATCTTCTGAATGGTCAGATGGATCCCACGCAGGCGAGGTGTCCTCAATAGTATCAGGCAATGGTGTATGTCTGCCACTGTCAGCGCTTTCAGTTCCTGTGGTTATTATGATCGATGGGTTGGCGAAGTTACGAGACTGGTGGACAGCGTTCGAATCATACGTCTTCGACAGGCTTAGAGGCTCAAAGGTACTACAAGCCGTGAGCGCGAGTACAAATCGGTAAATGAAATACGCTTACCTGTATTCCAGTACGTCGTCTCTGTTCAaaacaattttcttgaagggATTCGACGGATCATATCGAGTCGGCTCTACAACTAAACGCAACTCAGGTTGACCTGTTCTTGGGCTTACGGACTGTAGTACCTCGGCGACAATGCCGATTAAGCCTTTGAACGTATGATGTACCTTGCTCACTATCACAGTTACACCTTTCCAACGATGATATCGGGTCGTGTGTGATGTTGGGATAAGCGCGAGGAGCGATGAAGGCTGACATGTCGTCGCATCTCCCAGAGAAACGAAATTCCTGTGCATATATATAATCTGAGATGTATGCATGAGCCAGAGTATATATACGGTTAAATGACAAATACTTGCCTCCAACATCGAGTCGGCTGTATTGATTTGCTGGTCTTTTGTAGTGCCTTGCTTATCGATTAGTTGTATTTCATCTCCCTTGATGTCCACGACCCAACCCGATCGTCCAGCATTAACGCCAGCGTCAACCCCTACGTAATCCCCTATTTCGAAATGTTTTAAGATGTCACTCCATACGGTGCGTATTGTTGTCAACAGCTGGGTCGTAGTTGTATCAACTCTGTGGATTTCAGTTTCGTTGTAATGTTGACCAGTTTCGTCATGGTCGCAGCCTTTGTTGTATatatcgacatcgaccaTATTATCGTCGTCGGCTTGCGCAATGACTCCGAGCCAACCTGTAGATCTCATTACCACCCATTCCATGGTTCGCATGATCCATTCCTTTGGCTTTGGTATCGGCGCGTGATGGAGTGCGGGATGCCCACTCATACAAAATGATGTATACGTCACGTAACTCAGACCTTCACGACATGAGGCAACGTGTCTGGGATCGTAGTCCACCCGGGCCAAACCATGCTCAAAGATCAGATCACCTACGCGATAGACAGATGCTCTGCCTGATTCTATGTATAAATGAGAGTTACGAAGGCCTGTCGGATCGAATAGCTTAGGCGCGGGCACCGCAGTGTATGTCTTCCGTTTACGAGATGACTTCGTTTTGGTGGACACGTACTCGTAACGGGGGATCATAAGCATTGACACCCCCCACGATCCTTTCGAAACGACAAAGCCTACATCGCCTTTGTATACACCTCGTTTAACCTTGAGCCATTTTCCGACCGATAGGTTCGTAATGTCCCCTCCCATGTACAACAGTTGCTGAGCCTCATTCTTATCGATCGGACTCAGGAGCACGTCCGTAGTTTTTACGATGATGCCGGGCGATCTTTTGATAAGGTCAATCATAGGCTGATCCATCAAACATTCCAAGTATATGTATCCATGTACAGAACTGCGTGAAAACGCGGACCGAATATGATGTTCTCGGCGCGAGTTTTTGAGTAAAGAAGCGACCGCGATTTCTTCGTATCCGACCTTACGTATTGTTCATCGATATGGTTGGCAACACACAAATTTAATTCGATGGTATTAAACTTACTTTACATCCAATCCTCCATGTAGGATAGTCCGTGGGCAGATTTTCGAAGCCCGAATCAGTGTTTCCGTGCGGTGACAAAACAGTAGGATTGTCAGCGTTTGAATACAATGGTTCCACACCCCGGTACATATCAGAGGCGGGCAGTGAGTGAGATCTACCACGTGTTCtctcttcaatttgttgaattACGAGGGCCAGTCGGTCTCTCTTTGTAACAGGAATGGGTTTGTCCATTGCCACAGATGATGAACCGTCACAATCTTCATGGGATTGAGTTCCGTCGTCGATGAAGCATTCTGCGAGTAAATTTGGTTTATCTCGTATGTTGGAATGACATGAGACTGAGTAAAACGAAATATTATGCGCACCAAATTCGTCAGATTCGGCTGAACCATCCTCTGAATCTCCGTGATCGACATTCGCTTCTAAGTCCAAGAATGGGTTGGGAGCCATAGGTAGTCTaaaaagaagcagaaaaaaaattaaaaatttgCCGTTTATATGTATAGCATTGCGTGAGTAGATATAGACATACTAAAGCAACGACTCTGCAAAGCAGTCGCTGACAGGTTTAAGGTGTTCTTCAAAATGAACTATCGATTTGAACACATTTAGAATACCATCAATATTTCTATCATATATCGTAATATAACCTACAGCCTAACAAATATTGTATATTAGCCTTGAAGATACGAATACTGGTACGATGTGGCAGCAAATGACAACGTCGAAAAAGGTGTTCAAGTCGGATAGGCACAGTTCTTAAACAGAGCGGTGAACGAAATTTCGGCAAGTTCCGATATCCCTTTGATGCGAAGGTATTAAAGGAACATGTACGACATTCTCCCACGCTTTTGGATCGTCCTTTCAACCACACGATGCTCGATGCAATGTAGTCTATGGGTTCAGATTATACAGCTGAGTCTAATAGACTGATACGCTGCGACACTATCGAACGATAAATACCATACTGATATGAATATAAACAGTTGTTATCTGAGCATGTATCAACTGAGGCCTCCATAACCATAAAACACTTTGGATAAATTTTCATCTTATTCCCTCGCGTAAATAGCATACAATGCATGTTTCAAGTTTCCCCCATTTACGGAAATGCGTAGCCATTGAGATACATCATTAACAAGGTCATGAACATTACCCTCCTTTACGCATCTATTTCCAGTAGTAATGCCGTCGTGGAACCACACGTCCCCTTGCAGGTCAACATACCGAGAAACAAAATGATGTTGCCCGCCGTAGACAACCCCAGTAAGCTTATACTCTACGTTGAAACTATCCGATTTGAACATAATATCAGGGTTTATAGCAAACCGTGGCGAGCATATATCCACTGTCATAATGTAAGGTAATCGTTCAACCTTATGGCATAGCGACATATATACGATATGCTGATTTTGTGCACACGAAGGGCAATTCTTCGAACTCAATCGTTGAGCATCGCTCAGGTTAAAACCTAAACTGTCTGAAATAGAAGACACCTCCTGGGAGTCGTCGTGGAAAACGCCAGTGCGTGCCACACTTATATATTCGC encodes:
- a CDS encoding Transcription elongation factor SPT5; its protein translation is MAPNPFLDLEANVDHGDSEDGSAESDEFECFIDDGTQSHEDCDGSSSVAMDKPIPVTKRDRLALVIQQIEERTRGRSHSLPASDMYRGVEPLYSNADNPTVLSPHGNTDSGFENLPTDYPTWRIGCKVGYEEIAVASLLKNSRREHHIRSAFSRSSVHGYIYLECLMDQPMIDLIKRSPGIIVKTTDVLLSPIDKNEAQQLLYMGGDITNLSVGKWLKVKRGVYKGDVGFVVSKGSWGVSMLMIPRYEYVSTKTKSSRKRKTYTAVPAPKLFDPTGLRNSHLYIESGRASVYRVGDLIFEHGLARVDYDPRHVASCREGLSYVTYTSFCMSGHPALHHAPIPKPKEWIMRTMEWVVMRSTGWLGVIAQADDDNMVDVDIYNKGCDHDETGQHYNETEIHRVDTTTTQLLTTIRTVWSDILKHFEIGDYVGVDAGVNAGRSGWVVDIKGDEIQLIDKQGTTKDQQINTADSMLEAKPTRYDPSNPFKKIVLNRDDVLEYSTFEPLSLSKTYDSNAVHQSRNFANPSIIITTGTESADSGRHTPLPDTIEDTSPAWDPSDHSEDLTSISIGTVVVNSSDGTNVASLTTPCNLLLKRELIGVPLTVEEATVDGHVSPLFVIVQEDVDGQLCMMRFTPNSKRTLRIESTHIKPKHPTIKHDFGLLAIIEGEHAGKCVRRVHSRKDTNGVVLVVKQVLPTDRGADQIVDGELLTPTENCCVAYETQKRKNANRNQMRHEHDIYISTHLP